From the genome of Impatiens glandulifera chromosome 9, dImpGla2.1, whole genome shotgun sequence, one region includes:
- the LOC124915755 gene encoding probable pectate lyase P59, producing MKIAEKVALDTYNPNPNEVTDHLNKQVKEVIEGMNTTRRSLKRYEGGCSVSNPIDRCWRCRQDWATNRFRLADCSMGFARGVTGGKGGKIYVVTDSSDSDLLNPKPGTLRHALIQTEPLWVIFARSMNIRLQQELIMASHKTIDGRGTNVHIAHGAGLTVQFVQNIIIHGIHIHDIVTGNGGMIRDSVNHYGFRTRSDGDGISIFGGSRVWIDHVSISNCMDGLVDAIMGSTGITLSNSHFTNHNESFLFGASKAHTQDKLMQITVAFNHFGKGLVQRLPRVRYGFVHVVNNDYTHWLKYAIGGSSNPTIISQGNRFIAPPNVFAKEVTKRDYAEESEWKNWQWRSEGDIMMNGAFFVQSGPPFKGFSSSFHRENVIDAESATLVGLITRYAGPLDCKPNKPC from the exons GCCTGAAGAGATACGAAGGAGGATGTAGTGTATCAAACCCGATTGACAGATGCTGGAGGTGCCGTCAAGATTGGGCAACGAATCGGTTTCGTCTAGCCGACTGCTCAATGGGGTTTGCCCGTGGGGTGACCGGAGGAAAAGGAGGCAAGATCTACGTGGTAACGGATTCATCAGACAGCGACCTTTTGAACCCAAAACCTGGAACCCTGCGTCACGCGTTGATCCAAACTGAGCCTCTATGGGTCATCTTTGCCAGGTCCATGAACATTAGGCTTCAACAGGAGCTTATTATGGCGAGCCACAAGACGATCGATGGTAGAGGAACAAACGTGCACATCGCTCATGGGGCAGGGCTGACTGTTCAATTTGTGCAGAATATAATAATCCACGGGATTCATATTCATGATATTGTTACTGGGAACGGTGGAATGATTAGAGATTCGGTTAATCATTATGGGTTTAGGACGAGGAGCGACGGGGATGGGATCTCCATTTTCGGGGGTTCGAGAGTTTGGATCGATCACGTTTCCATATCGAATTGCATGGATGGCTTAGTTGATGCTATCATGGGATCAACGGGCATCACACTCTCCAATAGCCATTTTACGAATCACAATGAGTCTTTCTTGTTTGGTGCGAGTAAAGCCCACACGCAAGATAAGCTCATGCAGATTACTGTTGCGTTCAACCATTTTGGGAAGGGGCTGGTTCAGAGGCTGCCACGTGTCAGGTACGGCTTTGTTCACGTTGTCAACAATGACTACACTCATTGGCTAAAGTATGCCATTGGAGGAAGCAGCAATCCCACCATCATCAGCCAGGGAAATCGCTTCATTGCCCCTCCTAACGTTTTTGCTAAAGAG GTGACAAAGAGGGATTATGCTGAGGAAAGCGAATGGAAGAATTGGCAATGGAGATCAGAGGGAGATATCATGATGAATGGGGCTTTCTTTGTTCAATCAGGCCCACCCTTCAAAGGCTTCAGTTCTTCATTTCATCGTGAAAATGTGATCGATGCAGAGTCTGCAACACTTGTTGGCCTCATCACAAGATATGCCGGGCCTCTCGATTGCAAACCAAATAAGCCCTGCTAG